In a genomic window of Streptomyces sp. BHT-5-2:
- a CDS encoding SDR family NAD(P)-dependent oxidoreductase produces the protein MTDRADTTRPPEPAVPGLARDQHVAVVGMGLVVPGADTPERFWALLQSDDTALTAPTRFRAAPLTASRTPGEHSTGTRAGFVRTFAPHPVLAAERSAGDLDDVPDETLWLRHSALHALNGVTVRPDDRVTHAFGAWSHSTQAMEDTLVAEGIADLMAQECADGRFARLAAHHRHRGRLGAHFRHARRRPAEALPHTVLARALEGLTPDPRDTFLVDAASASSLYALQLVWEQLRAGATDVALVGGFNNVGRLGMTQLTAFHGMSASGRLRAYDRAADGTLFAEAAAVLVLKPLGRAIADRDPVHAVVGAVATAGDGRGTHVAVPNPRGQTRALTAALTTAGLTVDDLARVVGHGGGSPVGDRTERAVLTELWQDAPLECTSNKPHIGHPSWAAGAVSVIHAVLAVQHRRPSAASPPGPARPRAAAGVTAIGLGGANAHAVVCARHHAPAQDRSRPPLPTGLVVVAWSAVLPGHPDRRRIGHLLRTGTARRTYSAADLDLPFDITRLPPALQPSLDPHQLLALDAAHALVAAAGELWAAHRGTTGVIAALPLPSPRLAAVTLRSALPELGELPWKGRDFDAWARVRAHLRETPVSEETMAGLVPGVAAGRVANRWDLRGPSMALTGPEAGRAALAAAAALLAAGRLDIALVLGTALGTGPLSAALAETPPDALREGTFLLAVTTADLAAHTGLPVLGTLNDPANTPTWTTTRTDRPTAYFGIDPLADTVARLAAPAEPPAEPRADPSAAVAPTAPPRRPEDDEMPGTLPLPVNAQPPHLGRTGPAAPAATLRTALVLRRSALPPADHGPDRVGALPPGCLVLTNSHALAATVAPRCRARRALLVSTDDTDGAPPDGARRWTGPPDGAALAGERLAALRPHVRVLVDVRPETTPWPGPAPTALTRLHDALLTALKGFGPRMADGSLAVVVHDALTAGLGHPHGALLTGMVRSLAWELPRRHTLALVTDAAPRQALSQLATELAADRDRPVVHYSNGTRLTEHLLAAPLPADRETGSPLTADSVLVAAGGARGITATILRDLAARHRPTIWLLGTTPIDGIGDDLALAAPEAEGTLRRAHIARAVSARPPRSVAAANREFTALWQGREVVANLRRLRALCGADRVHYLRCDITDAAATARAARTVLAHHPRIDLLIHAATRSRPALLAAKTLQDVHHVLDTKVGGYLNLKAAFAPSPPALWCNFGSDVPLFGFPGDLDYVAANAFLGAAARYDSALGTGREITIGWGLWTESGFAAGELERERTRRFGLATGLTDAEGTAAFRSEIADPRTLEAHPLWTSPSERALAERHSPGITAALHPDPPASRTLLGAPDRQGADHAEWTWTLDPHRDTYLLDHTLDQRPVLAGTLFLALAAEAAGALAPGAPPTTLENARFHEYVWADPTHPGPTKYRITARRSGPTRIQVAMLSDITAPDGKTLVKDRRHAGVDIRTPNATATAPHPAHGTDGQPPATRLRRLDPTWQSRSPLRLFGPFRNLLDVEQTPTHIHARWHTHLGPHDPYAQLPLPALLLDAMVRTTFFNAGEPEHTHIRVLRGIDRIELPTACSDRELSLRHPEGIPLTCDLATDDCTATTPSGRLVARLTGVDTPAVARIASPPVRTPRTPR, from the coding sequence GTGACCGACCGCGCCGACACCACCCGCCCGCCCGAACCGGCCGTGCCCGGCCTGGCGCGGGACCAGCACGTGGCCGTCGTCGGCATGGGCCTGGTCGTCCCCGGCGCCGACACCCCCGAGCGCTTCTGGGCACTCCTGCAGTCCGACGACACCGCCCTGACCGCACCCACCCGCTTCCGCGCGGCCCCGCTGACCGCGTCCCGGACACCGGGAGAGCACAGCACCGGCACCCGTGCCGGCTTCGTCCGCACCTTCGCACCGCACCCCGTCCTCGCCGCGGAACGCTCCGCCGGCGACCTCGACGACGTCCCCGACGAGACACTCTGGCTGCGCCACAGCGCGCTGCACGCCCTCAACGGAGTGACCGTCCGGCCCGACGACCGGGTCACCCACGCCTTCGGCGCCTGGAGCCACAGCACCCAGGCCATGGAGGACACCCTGGTCGCGGAGGGGATCGCCGACCTCATGGCGCAGGAGTGCGCCGACGGGCGGTTCGCGCGACTCGCCGCACACCACCGGCACCGGGGCCGGCTCGGCGCGCACTTCCGGCACGCCCGGCGGCGCCCTGCCGAAGCGCTGCCGCACACCGTGCTCGCCCGCGCCCTCGAAGGACTCACCCCCGACCCCCGCGACACCTTCCTCGTCGACGCGGCCAGCGCCTCGTCCCTGTACGCCCTGCAACTGGTCTGGGAGCAACTGCGCGCCGGCGCGACCGACGTCGCGTTGGTCGGCGGCTTCAACAACGTCGGCCGGCTGGGCATGACCCAACTCACCGCCTTCCACGGCATGTCCGCCTCCGGCCGCCTGCGGGCCTACGACCGCGCGGCCGACGGCACCCTGTTCGCCGAGGCCGCCGCTGTCCTCGTACTCAAGCCACTGGGCCGCGCGATCGCCGACCGCGACCCCGTCCACGCCGTCGTCGGTGCCGTCGCCACCGCGGGCGACGGCCGCGGCACCCATGTCGCCGTCCCCAACCCCCGCGGACAGACCCGCGCCCTGACCGCCGCCCTGACCACCGCCGGGCTCACCGTCGACGACCTCGCCCGGGTGGTCGGCCACGGAGGCGGCTCGCCCGTCGGCGACCGGACCGAACGCGCGGTCCTGACCGAGCTGTGGCAGGACGCCCCTCTGGAATGCACCTCGAACAAGCCGCACATCGGCCATCCGTCCTGGGCGGCGGGCGCCGTCTCGGTCATCCACGCGGTCCTCGCTGTGCAGCACCGGCGCCCGTCCGCCGCGTCGCCGCCCGGCCCCGCCCGCCCGCGCGCGGCCGCCGGTGTGACCGCGATCGGACTGGGCGGGGCCAACGCCCACGCCGTCGTCTGCGCACGGCACCACGCCCCCGCCCAGGACCGCAGCCGCCCTCCCCTCCCCACCGGCCTCGTCGTCGTCGCCTGGAGCGCCGTCCTGCCGGGCCACCCGGACCGCCGACGCATCGGCCACCTCCTGCGCACCGGGACCGCACGGCGCACCTACTCCGCCGCCGACCTCGACCTCCCCTTCGACATCACCCGTCTGCCCCCGGCACTCCAGCCCTCGCTCGACCCGCACCAACTCCTCGCCCTGGACGCGGCCCACGCCCTGGTCGCCGCAGCCGGCGAACTGTGGGCCGCACACCGCGGCACCACCGGCGTCATCGCCGCGCTGCCGCTTCCCTCCCCACGACTGGCGGCCGTCACCCTGCGGTCCGCGCTCCCCGAACTCGGCGAACTGCCCTGGAAGGGAAGGGACTTCGATGCCTGGGCACGCGTGCGCGCCCACCTCCGGGAGACGCCCGTCTCCGAGGAGACCATGGCCGGCCTCGTGCCCGGCGTCGCCGCGGGCCGGGTGGCCAACCGCTGGGATCTGCGCGGCCCCAGCATGGCCCTCACCGGCCCCGAAGCGGGCCGAGCCGCCCTGGCCGCCGCGGCCGCGCTGCTGGCCGCCGGCCGCCTGGACATCGCCCTGGTGCTCGGCACCGCCCTGGGCACCGGACCGCTGTCCGCCGCCCTCGCCGAGACCCCGCCCGATGCGCTGCGCGAGGGGACCTTCCTGCTGGCCGTCACCACCGCCGACCTCGCCGCCCACACCGGCCTGCCCGTCCTAGGCACGCTCAACGACCCTGCGAACACGCCCACTTGGACCACGACCCGCACCGACCGCCCCACCGCCTACTTCGGCATCGACCCCCTCGCCGACACCGTCGCCCGACTGGCCGCCCCCGCCGAGCCCCCCGCCGAGCCCCGCGCCGATCCCTCCGCCGCCGTCGCACCCACCGCACCCCCTCGCCGACCGGAGGACGACGAGATGCCAGGCACCCTGCCCCTCCCGGTGAACGCCCAGCCGCCACACCTCGGCCGAACAGGGCCCGCCGCCCCCGCCGCCACCCTGCGCACCGCGCTCGTGCTGCGCCGCTCCGCACTGCCACCCGCCGACCACGGCCCGGACCGCGTCGGTGCCTTACCCCCGGGCTGCCTCGTCCTCACCAACTCCCACGCCCTGGCCGCCACCGTCGCCCCGCGCTGCCGGGCCCGCCGGGCACTGCTCGTCAGCACCGACGACACCGACGGCGCACCGCCTGACGGAGCCCGCCGTTGGACGGGCCCGCCCGACGGCGCCGCACTGGCCGGAGAACGCCTGGCCGCCCTGCGGCCGCACGTCCGCGTGCTGGTCGACGTCCGCCCCGAAACAACGCCCTGGCCCGGCCCCGCCCCCACCGCCCTCACCCGCCTCCACGACGCCCTGCTGACCGCGCTCAAGGGCTTCGGCCCCCGCATGGCCGACGGCTCCCTGGCCGTCGTCGTCCACGACGCCCTCACCGCGGGCCTCGGCCACCCGCACGGAGCCCTGCTGACCGGCATGGTCCGCAGTCTGGCCTGGGAGCTGCCGCGCCGGCACACCCTCGCACTCGTCACGGACGCGGCACCGCGCCAGGCACTGAGCCAACTGGCCACCGAACTCGCCGCCGACCGCGACCGCCCCGTCGTCCACTACAGCAACGGCACCCGCCTCACCGAACACCTCCTCGCCGCCCCGCTGCCGGCGGACCGCGAAACCGGCAGCCCCCTCACCGCGGACAGCGTGCTCGTCGCCGCCGGCGGCGCCCGCGGCATCACCGCCACCATCCTCCGCGATCTGGCGGCCCGCCACCGACCCACCATCTGGCTGCTGGGCACCACCCCCATCGACGGCATCGGCGACGACCTCGCCCTCGCCGCCCCCGAAGCCGAAGGGACCCTGCGCAGAGCGCACATCGCCCGGGCCGTCTCCGCCCGGCCACCGCGCAGCGTCGCCGCGGCCAACCGGGAGTTCACCGCGCTCTGGCAGGGTCGCGAGGTGGTCGCCAACCTCAGGCGCCTGCGCGCCCTGTGCGGCGCCGACCGGGTGCACTACCTGCGCTGCGACATCACCGACGCCGCAGCCACCGCACGCGCCGCACGCACCGTCCTCGCCCACCACCCCCGGATCGACCTGCTCATCCACGCGGCCACCCGCAGCCGCCCGGCACTGCTGGCGGCCAAGACACTCCAGGACGTCCACCACGTACTCGACACCAAGGTCGGCGGCTACCTCAACCTCAAGGCGGCCTTCGCACCGTCACCCCCCGCCCTCTGGTGCAACTTCGGGTCCGACGTCCCGCTCTTCGGCTTCCCCGGCGACCTGGACTACGTCGCCGCCAACGCCTTCCTCGGCGCTGCCGCCCGCTACGACTCCGCACTCGGCACCGGGCGGGAGATCACGATCGGCTGGGGCCTGTGGACCGAGTCCGGCTTCGCCGCCGGAGAACTCGAACGCGAACGCACCCGCCGCTTCGGACTGGCCACCGGCCTAACCGACGCCGAGGGCACCGCCGCCTTCCGCAGCGAGATCGCCGACCCCCGCACCCTCGAAGCACACCCGCTGTGGACCAGCCCCAGCGAACGGGCGCTGGCCGAACGCCACTCACCGGGCATCACCGCCGCCCTGCACCCCGACCCGCCGGCCTCCCGTACCCTGCTGGGCGCCCCCGACCGCCAAGGCGCCGACCACGCCGAGTGGACCTGGACACTCGACCCCCACCGCGACACCTACCTGCTCGACCACACCCTCGACCAGCGCCCCGTCCTCGCCGGAACCCTCTTCCTGGCCCTCGCCGCCGAAGCCGCCGGCGCCCTGGCGCCGGGCGCCCCGCCGACCACCCTGGAGAACGCCCGCTTCCACGAGTACGTGTGGGCCGACCCCACCCACCCCGGCCCCACCAAGTACCGCATCACCGCCCGCCGTAGCGGCCCCACCCGCATCCAGGTCGCGATGCTCTCCGACATCACCGCGCCCGACGGGAAGACCCTCGTCAAGGACCGCAGGCACGCCGGCGTCGACATCCGCACCCCCAACGCCACGGCAACCGCACCCCACCCCGCCCACGGCACCGACGGACAGCCCCCCGCCACCCGCCTGCGCCGGCTCGACCCGACCTGGCAGTCCCGGTCCCCGCTCCGCCTCTTCGGCCCCTTCCGCAACCTCCTCGACGTCGAACAGACCCCCACCCACATCCACGCCCGCTGGCACACCCACCTCGGCCCGCACGACCCCTACGCCCAACTGCCGCTGCCCGCCCTGCTCCTCGACGCCATGGTCCGCACCACCTTCTTCAACGCCGGCGAGCCGGAGCACACCCATATCCGCGTCCTGCGCGGCATCGACCGCATCGAACTGCCGACCGCCTGCTCCGACCGCGAGCTGTCCCTGCGCCACCCCGAAGGCATCCCGCTCACCTGCGACCTCGCCACCGACGACTGCACCGCGACCACCCCCTCCGGCCGGCTCGTCGCCCGTCTCACCGGCGTGGACACACCTGCCGTCGCCCGCATCGCCTCCCCACCCGTACGGACCCCAAGGACCCCGCGATGA
- a CDS encoding acyltransferase domain-containing protein: MAQTALLFPGPGSFLPGALSALAAPGSATLRTLEAVDAVAVEHGWRPVTPLLTAAPSTPSDPTPDEERSLLWLGFFATSLALAHESPEAKVEPEVLMGHSGGEITALAAADAFSAGDGAHILVARVTALAADATAGGAMTVLDASARRAAGLATAVGDRSLALAVDNGPRQSVISGSTAGVARLEAAATALGWRTRRLAMPYTLHNPRLADATERFLDAIADLPLHGPRLPVYSPLLKKFVVSAADVRAVLAVHLIRPVEFGRALQRLYADGFDRFVECGARSVLADLVGEVLPLAAQSVTLLPRRLTREEFNDLAGGRRLPEAPGLHETELPRTETETEDAVRAQPAPTPAPASAPAPTSAPAPHAAAPPAAGSLPADDEELHRQLRAVYASVLQYPEEVFSSDADLEGDLGVSSIKQTEIFARLLDRFDLPTPSADTRVSAYRNLGRIAGLLRSLAEDS, encoded by the coding sequence ATGGCACAGACCGCCCTGCTCTTCCCCGGCCCCGGGTCGTTCCTGCCCGGCGCCCTGTCCGCCCTCGCCGCTCCCGGCAGCGCGACCCTGCGCACCCTGGAGGCCGTGGACGCCGTCGCCGTCGAGCACGGCTGGCGGCCCGTCACCCCCCTCCTCACCGCTGCCCCCTCGACCCCATCCGATCCGACGCCCGACGAGGAACGCTCACTGCTCTGGCTGGGCTTCTTCGCCACCTCCCTCGCGCTGGCGCACGAATCCCCCGAGGCCAAGGTCGAGCCCGAGGTGCTGATGGGGCACAGCGGCGGTGAGATCACGGCGCTGGCGGCGGCCGACGCCTTCTCCGCCGGGGACGGGGCCCACATCCTCGTCGCCCGGGTGACGGCCCTGGCCGCGGACGCGACGGCCGGCGGCGCCATGACCGTGCTCGACGCCTCCGCGCGCCGCGCCGCGGGCCTGGCGACGGCCGTCGGCGACCGGTCCCTCGCACTGGCCGTGGACAACGGGCCGCGGCAGAGCGTGATCAGCGGGAGCACCGCCGGCGTCGCCCGCCTGGAGGCCGCCGCGACGGCGCTCGGGTGGCGCACCCGTCGCCTGGCCATGCCGTACACCCTCCACAACCCCCGACTCGCCGACGCCACCGAACGTTTCCTCGACGCGATCGCCGACCTCCCGCTGCACGGACCCCGGCTGCCCGTCTACTCCCCGTTGCTGAAGAAGTTCGTGGTGAGCGCCGCGGACGTGCGGGCGGTGCTGGCCGTCCACCTGATCCGGCCGGTCGAGTTCGGCCGGGCGCTGCAGCGCCTGTACGCCGACGGGTTCGACCGGTTCGTCGAGTGCGGGGCCCGCTCGGTCCTCGCCGACCTCGTCGGAGAGGTCCTGCCGCTCGCGGCGCAGTCCGTCACCCTGCTGCCCCGGCGCCTCACCCGCGAGGAGTTCAACGACCTGGCCGGGGGCCGCCGCCTCCCCGAGGCCCCCGGCCTGCACGAGACCGAACTCCCGCGGACCGAGACGGAAACGGAGGACGCGGTCCGGGCGCAGCCCGCGCCCACCCCCGCACCCGCGTCCGCACCGGCACCCACGTCCGCTCCCGCGCCCCACGCGGCCGCGCCGCCCGCCGCCGGGAGCCTCCCCGCCGACGACGAGGAGCTGCACCGCCAACTGCGCGCCGTCTACGCCTCGGTGCTCCAGTACCCCGAGGAGGTCTTCAGCTCGGACGCCGACCTGGAAGGGGACCTGGGCGTCTCCTCCATCAAGCAGACCGAGATCTTCGCCCGCCTGCTGGACCGCTTCGACCTGCCCACGCCCTCGGCGGACACCCGTGTCTCGGCCTACCGCAACCTGGGGCGCATCGCCGGCCTCCTGCGGTCCCTCGCGGAGGACTCCTGA
- a CDS encoding maleylpyruvate isomerase family mycothiol-dependent enzyme, with amino-acid sequence MRSPAESYRASFHRIRALVGRLPAQRFDTRVPACPEWSVRDLLAHLVGVADDHVGGRLDGAPGPLWTHRQVREGRCRSPADLLNRWQELAAEIRPLLHGRTARTTLVHDIVQHEADLLAAVGAPQPLPRDAWLPLLDDLCRTADSWMEPDGVLVIRSAGRSWWIGRGPHPTAVLDAPAFELWRAFFGRRSLRQMTAWPLEGTDPGLARLPRFPPRESDLAEDLPQS; translated from the coding sequence GTGAGATCTCCAGCCGAGTCCTATCGCGCCTCGTTCCACCGAATCCGGGCCCTTGTCGGGCGGCTGCCCGCGCAGCGGTTCGACACCCGTGTCCCGGCGTGTCCGGAGTGGTCGGTGCGCGACCTGCTCGCCCATCTGGTGGGCGTCGCCGACGATCACGTCGGCGGCCGGCTGGACGGTGCTCCCGGTCCTCTGTGGACGCACCGTCAGGTACGCGAGGGCCGCTGTCGTTCCCCCGCCGACCTGTTGAACCGCTGGCAGGAACTCGCCGCCGAAATACGGCCGTTGCTCCACGGCCGCACCGCACGCACCACCCTGGTCCACGACATCGTCCAACACGAGGCCGACCTCCTGGCGGCCGTGGGCGCCCCGCAGCCCCTGCCCCGCGACGCCTGGCTCCCGCTGCTGGACGACCTGTGCCGCACCGCCGACTCCTGGATGGAGCCGGACGGTGTCCTGGTGATACGGAGCGCCGGCCGCAGCTGGTGGATCGGGCGGGGCCCGCACCCGACGGCGGTGTTGGACGCCCCCGCCTTCGAGCTCTGGCGCGCCTTCTTCGGGCGCCGCAGCCTCCGCCAGATGACGGCGTGGCCCCTGGAGGGCACCGACCCGGGGCTGGCCCGCCTGCCGCGCTTCCCGCCCCGGGAGAGCGATCTGGCCGAAGACCTTCCGCAGTCATGA
- a CDS encoding thioesterase family protein, giving the protein MTRSYDIELVATTGDTNMVGNVYFATFFKWQGMCRELCLAEHAPKYLQELDGENTALTESASCTYRDELWVGDRVSIRMTIPWIRLHLMPLRFAYHRITDEGEQLVATGEQMIACMRKHGRTFSPGPWPPEMLALGSYLGADIHRAFTA; this is encoded by the coding sequence ATGACCCGCAGTTACGACATCGAACTCGTCGCCACCACCGGTGACACCAACATGGTCGGCAACGTCTACTTCGCGACGTTCTTCAAGTGGCAGGGCATGTGCCGGGAACTCTGCCTGGCGGAGCACGCGCCCAAGTACCTCCAGGAACTCGACGGCGAGAACACCGCACTCACCGAGTCCGCGTCCTGCACCTATCGTGACGAACTCTGGGTGGGGGACCGCGTCTCCATCCGCATGACCATCCCGTGGATCCGACTGCACCTGATGCCGCTGCGGTTCGCGTACCACCGCATCACCGACGAGGGCGAACAACTCGTCGCCACCGGCGAGCAGATGATCGCCTGTATGCGCAAGCACGGCCGCACCTTCTCGCCCGGCCCCTGGCCCCCCGAAATGCTCGCCCTCGGCAGCTACCTGGGAGCCGACATCCACCGCGCGTTCACTGCGTGA
- a CDS encoding beta-ketoacyl synthase N-terminal-like domain-containing protein produces MAQSDMAQSPSSHGRSDQDAAGPVVIVGMGSVVPGAAGPTEMWRLLNGSRSVFTHPERFDMADFHDPDPRAVDRAYVPVSGFIKDFRPGPELAADLEDNAVPLPEPSVLWLREALYQAVRGVRITARDRVFAGFGYTPDGSDEGERQHVLRGYAHRLARAGGTREEEWCARLRPGYPWAGAGLEALLPHRIGRAAVAGVLPPRTEVVMVDTACSSSLYALDLAIRNLLAGDCDAAVCGGAFALVPRVHVLFAKIQGLSRSGAVRAFDRSADGVLFSDGAAALVLKTRDRAERDGDRVLAVVRGVGLSCDGRGQAIYAPGADGQRRAVQRAHRAAGVVARDMGWIVAHATGTPAGDGVELSALAGAAAHADGAVVTGNKSLLGHTGWAAGAVSLIQAVTGLQHDLAPPQRFVRDPIPEVTVSGLTVPTVATPLPTRNVGVSAFGFGGTNAHVVLTGAEQPAGAPPVSTVAGTGRDPTVLVGWSTELPGRPDAAAVTSWLTGRGPAPALAHRDGYPLPAFGQVPLPPPALTGTDRAQLMTAVAVGKLPPAVLATCHELRDTTGVVVGHTGPTRHALDYALRCHRFAVARVLGACDGLPPEWAAVERAVLDAVPAGDDATLPGLMPNIIAARVCAVRDYRGLNMTVDTGPDSGLAALRTADLLLRGRTLDVALVAGVNGNTLRELRLATESWTHERALAEGAFVLALSRASVASAQGLPVLAYLRTDTGGGRPATTADEAPPTTGALADRTYLGADPLVRLLAAVEHHGQGTLTGADPWTARLHYEPAPVAVS; encoded by the coding sequence ATGGCACAGTCCGACATGGCACAGTCCCCTTCCTCGCACGGCCGGTCGGACCAGGACGCCGCCGGTCCCGTCGTCATCGTGGGCATGGGTTCGGTGGTGCCCGGCGCCGCCGGTCCGACGGAGATGTGGCGGCTGCTGAACGGCAGCCGGTCGGTCTTCACCCACCCCGAACGGTTCGACATGGCGGACTTCCACGACCCGGACCCACGTGCCGTCGACCGCGCCTACGTGCCCGTCTCGGGCTTCATCAAGGACTTCCGCCCCGGCCCGGAGCTGGCCGCGGACCTGGAGGACAACGCGGTGCCCCTGCCCGAGCCCTCCGTCCTGTGGCTGCGCGAGGCGCTGTACCAGGCCGTACGCGGTGTACGGATCACCGCCCGGGACCGCGTCTTCGCGGGATTCGGCTACACCCCGGACGGCAGCGACGAGGGCGAACGCCAGCATGTGCTGCGCGGTTACGCCCACCGGCTCGCCCGGGCGGGCGGCACGCGCGAGGAGGAGTGGTGCGCCCGGCTCCGACCGGGATATCCGTGGGCCGGTGCCGGCCTGGAGGCCCTCCTCCCCCACCGCATCGGCCGGGCCGCCGTGGCGGGTGTGCTCCCGCCGCGCACCGAGGTGGTCATGGTGGACACGGCGTGCAGTTCCTCGCTGTACGCGCTCGACCTGGCGATCCGCAATCTGCTGGCGGGGGACTGCGATGCGGCGGTGTGCGGGGGTGCCTTCGCGCTGGTGCCCCGGGTGCATGTGCTGTTCGCCAAGATCCAGGGGCTGTCGCGGTCCGGGGCGGTGCGGGCGTTCGACCGTTCCGCGGACGGCGTGCTGTTCTCCGACGGGGCGGCCGCCCTGGTCCTGAAGACCCGGGACCGCGCCGAGCGCGACGGGGACCGCGTGCTGGCGGTGGTCAGGGGCGTCGGGCTGTCGTGCGACGGCCGCGGGCAGGCCATCTACGCCCCCGGCGCGGACGGGCAGCGCCGCGCCGTGCAGCGCGCCCACCGCGCCGCCGGCGTCGTGGCCCGAGACATGGGCTGGATCGTCGCCCATGCGACGGGGACCCCGGCGGGTGACGGAGTGGAGCTGTCCGCGCTCGCCGGAGCCGCGGCGCACGCCGACGGCGCGGTGGTGACCGGGAACAAGAGCCTGCTCGGGCACACCGGTTGGGCCGCGGGGGCGGTGTCGCTGATCCAGGCCGTGACGGGTCTACAGCACGATCTGGCCCCGCCCCAGCGCTTCGTGCGGGATCCGATCCCGGAGGTGACGGTGAGCGGTCTCACCGTACCCACCGTCGCCACTCCCCTGCCCACCCGGAACGTCGGGGTGTCCGCCTTCGGCTTCGGCGGTACCAACGCCCATGTCGTCCTGACCGGTGCCGAGCAGCCCGCCGGCGCGCCACCGGTGTCCACGGTGGCCGGCACCGGCCGGGATCCCACCGTCCTGGTGGGCTGGAGCACGGAGTTGCCGGGCCGCCCCGACGCGGCCGCGGTCACCTCCTGGCTGACCGGGCGCGGCCCCGCGCCCGCCCTCGCCCACCGCGACGGCTACCCGCTGCCGGCCTTCGGCCAGGTGCCGCTGCCGCCCCCGGCCCTGACCGGCACCGACCGGGCCCAGCTCATGACCGCCGTAGCGGTCGGCAAGCTGCCCCCGGCCGTTCTCGCGACCTGCCACGAACTCCGGGACACGACCGGGGTCGTGGTGGGGCACACCGGACCGACCCGCCACGCCCTGGACTACGCCCTGCGCTGCCATCGCTTCGCCGTCGCCCGTGTGCTCGGAGCCTGCGACGGGCTGCCGCCGGAGTGGGCCGCGGTCGAGCGGGCCGTCCTCGACGCGGTGCCGGCCGGCGACGACGCGACGCTGCCCGGGCTGATGCCGAACATCATCGCCGCCCGCGTCTGCGCCGTGCGCGACTACCGAGGACTGAACATGACCGTGGACACCGGCCCCGACTCCGGCCTGGCGGCCCTGCGCACCGCGGACCTGCTGCTGCGCGGCCGTACGCTCGACGTCGCCCTGGTCGCCGGCGTCAACGGCAACACCCTGCGGGAACTGCGGCTCGCCACCGAGTCGTGGACGCACGAACGGGCCCTCGCCGAGGGGGCGTTCGTGCTCGCCCTCAGCCGCGCCTCGGTGGCCTCGGCCCAGGGCCTTCCGGTACTCGCGTATCTGCGGACCGACACCGGAGGGGGCCGGCCGGCCACGACGGCCGACGAGGCTCCGCCCACGACCGGAGCGCTCGCCGACCGCACCTATCTGGGGGCGGACCCGCTGGTCAGACTACTGGCCGCCGTGGAACACCACGGCCAGGGGACGCTGACCGGAGCCGACCCGTGGACGGCCCGCCTCCACTACGAACCCGCCCCGGTGGCCGTGTCATGA
- a CDS encoding TetR/AcrR family transcriptional regulator C-terminal domain-containing protein, with translation MTGRRAGLSLAKVLDAALEVVDRDGIEKLSMRRLGSELGVEAMTLYHYLPNKAALLDGLVERVVSAVRPSFGDPAEDWPRELRAFAVAFRDELLRHPGVIVLIATRPVQSPAALQAVEDTAAALGRAGIAPVEAMRIVNSVSTLVIGHCLAEAATTPGHPEPDPGPEHALDVTAFPTLSAAVEGGLGTPDDHQARFDLALDALLAGLRR, from the coding sequence ATGACCGGCAGACGGGCGGGGCTGAGCCTTGCGAAGGTGTTGGACGCGGCCCTGGAAGTGGTCGACCGGGACGGCATCGAGAAGCTGTCCATGCGGCGACTGGGGTCCGAACTCGGCGTCGAGGCCATGACGCTCTACCACTATCTGCCCAACAAGGCAGCCCTGTTGGACGGTCTGGTCGAGCGGGTGGTCTCGGCCGTCCGACCGTCCTTCGGCGATCCGGCGGAGGACTGGCCGCGAGAGCTGCGGGCCTTCGCGGTCGCCTTCCGGGACGAACTGCTGCGGCACCCCGGCGTGATCGTGCTGATCGCCACCCGGCCCGTCCAGTCACCCGCCGCGCTCCAGGCAGTCGAGGACACCGCCGCCGCGCTCGGGCGCGCCGGTATCGCACCGGTCGAGGCGATGCGGATCGTCAACTCCGTGAGCACGCTGGTGATCGGGCACTGTCTGGCCGAGGCCGCCACCACTCCCGGTCACCCCGAACCGGACCCGGGACCGGAACACGCCCTGGACGTCACGGCCTTCCCCACGCTCTCCGCCGCCGTCGAGGGCGGACTGGGCACTCCCGACGACCACCAGGCACGCTTCGACCTCGCACTGGACGCCCTGCTGGCCGGGTTGCGTCGCTGA